The window CCGCCTGGCTTGAAAAATGGGCAAGGACCGACGTGGATGACGCCTGGGACCGATACTGGAAAACTTACGCCAACATGGCAGAGAGCGGTCTTTTTGATATCCTCGGCCACCCGGATCTCATTAAAAAATTCGGCTACAAACCCCAAGGCGACCTGAGTGGTTACTACGAACCAGCGGTCGATGCCATTGCTGCCTCAGGCTGCGCCATCGAACTCAATACCGCGGGCTGGCACAAACCCTGCGAAGAAGCCTATCCGGAAATAGGTTTTCTCGACCTCGCCTACTCCGCTGGCATTCCCCTGGTCATCTCATCGGATGCCCACCACCCCAGCGAGGTGGCCCGGGATTTCGACAAGGCGGTCACGCTTGCCCGACAGGCCGGCTACACGGAGACCTTGCTGTTCGACCAGTATCAACGCCGCTTCGAGCCGCTGTAGGGAGGGCGGACACTCCTGTCCGCTTCACCAAGGCATAAGCCGGTGGACAAGAGTGTCCACCCTCCTTATCCCTGTAGTTGAGTCACCTTCTTCCGTCGCCACAAGGCAAAGCCAATGAATGCGAGGCCGGCCACAATCATAAAGGTCGAGTAGAACTGTCCCTTGGTCAGAGCGCCGATCATCGCCGAGTCCGGTTCACGATACCCTTCGACAATGATTCGGAAAATGGCATAGAGCAGGAAAAACACACCCGTCAAAACCCCGTGGGCCATTTTCGGAAAACGGACACGCAGTAAAAACAACACCGCAAAGAGAACCAGCCCCTCTAACAATGCCTCGTATAACTGCGATGGATGTCTCGCCTTGAGATGAGTCCCCAGCGTTTCAAGCAATTGAGGATTCTCACGTGCCTGCGCCACCAGGTAATCATAGCTTTGACCGGAAATCGATGGATCGACCACCTCACAATCAATAAACGCCTGGTTCAATCGGGCCGGGTCGTCTTTCCAATCCTCGTGCAGTGACGCCGGGAATTTCATCGCCCAGTCAACCCCTGTCGCAACCCGGCCATACAGTTCGCCATTGATGAAGTTGGCGATCCTAACAAGCCCAAGACCAATCGGGGCGACCACACAAAGTCCATCGCCGACACCGGTCCACGAGACCTTGTGTTTCCTTGCATAAACCAGGGTGAATATCATCAAGCCAAGAATCCCGCCGTGACTGGCCATGCCACCATCCCAGACACGGAACACCATCAAAGGATCCGCTAACAGTTGATTCCAGCCGTTGAAATCATCTTTGGGGATTTGATAAAACAGAATATACCCCAGGCGCCCGCCCATAAAGACACCAAAAAACGCAGCGTAGGCAATAAAGTCGGCCACCTTGCCTTCTGGCAAAACCCAAAGCTTTCTCTTCGCCTGCCAACGTAGGAGGTAATAGCCAAACACAAAGGCCAGGAGGTAGCCCAAGCCATACCACCGCAGCTTGACCGGACCTACCAGATCAAAGATGACCGGGTCCATGTTGTGAATATATGTCGCTAACACGCCGCTAACTCACACCAATATCATCTGCGATGCAAGAGCGTAGAACAAAGAAGCCAATCATTACCCGGGATCGCTCAGTCGAGCTTCACCCAGAGAACCCCACCCGCGTAGTCGAAGTGGGCTTTTTTCGCCTTGAAAAAATCCCCTCCGATGATGCCGTCCATCTTGGAGGCATAATTCTGCGGCATGTGGTTGAGGTCCATGATGTAGAAGGTCTGCTCTCCGCCCTTGGCACCACCCATTTCAAACTCCTTGGCATTGACCTGCCCCTTGATCTGGGCACCGCCACCCACACCACCCGCTTGCACGTTGGCGGGCTTGATCTCCAAATCAAACTTGGCAGCAGATGATTCCTTCATGATGGTTGCCATCGCACCGGTATCGAGCAAGAACCGGCCTTTTTTGCCATCGATTTTCACATCGATAAACAAGTGGTTCATTTCCTCGTCAAACCCGACCTTGGTATACCCCTTCGCCTTCATCACATCCTCCAGGTCAATATCCGCCAGCTCCTTGGCACGCGCCGCGCCATCAACCCAGGCTTTGACAAACTCCTGGTCCTTTTCCGACAGCGTGGCTATCGCCACCGTGTAAACCTTCCCACCCTTGGTCGCCGGCGTCCTGAGCTTCACATGGGAATCGGTCTTGGAGACGATCTCAGCTTCCAACGGTTTACCTTCCTTGTTGGTGAATACCCGCATCTCAGCCGCACCAAAAGTAATGGCACACAGTGAGACCCATAAGATGCCCATGCTCGTTTTCATGCCCACTGAGCGATCCGTCGCCAGCGTTTTGTCTGTAAAAACACCCCCGCAGCCTCCCCGTGGCCTTATAGGTAGGTCGTCAGCGCATCCACCTCGTTCTGATCCAGTGCCTGCACCAGTGCGACCGATAAATCGACCATCGCTATGTAATCCTGCACATCAATCATCGAGTTGTGTGTGTGAATATAACGTGACGGGGTTGCCAAGACGACCGCTGGCACACCCGTTCCGGAAAGCTGGAAGGCCCGGGCATCGGTGCCGCCACTGTTACGGACGGTCAGCTGGTACGGAATATCGTTTGCCTCAGCCACTTTCACGACAAGATCCACCAAGGCCGGATTCATGATCGCGGTCGGGTCTTGAAGCCTCACCTGCACGCCATTGCCAATGGCTCCCTGGGAAGCGGACCGACTAAACCCCGGGGTATCATCAGCCGGCGCCCCCTCCAGGACGATCGCCACATCCGGCTGCGCATGAATAGCCGCCGTCATCGCCCCCCTGACCCCCACTTCCTCCTGCACGGTCCCACAGGCGATCAATGTATTCGGATGCCCGGACTCGGAAAGCAATTGCGCCGCCTGGATCGCGCAGGCCATACCGACGCGGTTGTCGAAGGCCTTGGCCATCAGCAAGCCCGGAGTCGCCATCCTGGTGAACTCGGTCACAGGGACGATAGGATCGCCAATGCGAATTCCCATGTTACCCTCCAGGTCGGAACGACTGCTCGCGCCCACATCAATAAACATCTTATCGACCGGAAGCAGTTGGGTTTTCTGTGATTCAGAAAGGAAATGGGGCGGTGTCGATGAGACGACGCCTAGGATTTTCCTCCCATCCCATGTCCTCACCGCGACTCTCTGGGCGAGCATGGTGTGTGGCCACCAGCCCCCAAGGGTTACAAACTGGATAAATCCTTCGGGGGTAATGTTTTGCACCCTGAAGGCCACTTCATCCATGTGCCCCGTCAGTAACACGCGGGGACCTTTTCCCGCCTCACAGAATACCGAACCATTGCCGTCCGTACTTAATTCACCAACACCCTCAAGTTCATCAGCAAAAATCGCTCTGATTTCATCTTCGAAACCCGGGGCACCATGGGCATTGGTCAGTTCCTGTAACAATGACATCGCTTTGTCTCTCATGCGCGCGAAATTAGCATTACCCGGACAAACTTCAATCTTGATTCTTGGCTCATGTTTCTTATGTCTCCTTCCATGGCTCAAGTCACCGACCTCCACATCTCCAGCAACATCCCGCTCCCCGCGCCCGCGCTTCTTCTCTCCGAAGTCGAACGGTCACCCGAGCAGGCGGAATTCATGGCTGATTCCCGTCAGCATATCCGAAATATCCTCAACGGCGAGGACCACCGCCTGCTGCTGGTTTGTGGCCCGTGCTCGATCCACGATACCAAGGCCGGCATCGAGTATGCCCGGAAACTAGCCAAACTGGCCGAGGAGGTCAAACACCAGATCTACATGGTGATGCGGGTCTATTTTGAAAAACCACGCACTACCGTCGGCTGGAAAGGTATGATCATGGACCCGCGTCTGGATGGATCCGATAATATCCCGGAGGGGCTTCGCAAGGCTCGGCTTTTCCTCCGCGAGGTGCTGGATATCGGGCTGCCCACTGCCACCGAACTCCTTGATCCAATCACCCCTCAGTATATTGCCGACCTGATAAGCTGGTCGGCCATCGGTGCCCGTACCACGGAAAGCCAGACCCACCGCCAGATGGCATCAGGGCTATCCATGCCCCTCGGTTTTAAAAACACAACCACCGGTGACCTCCTTGCCGCAGTCAATGCCATCAAGGCGGCTACCCAACCACAAACGTTCCTCGGCGTCAGCGAACAAGGTGTCGCATCAGCGGTGACTACTTCCGGTAACCCCGACTGCCACATCATTTTACGCGGTGGCGACCACGGACCTAACTACGGCGCCGATGACGTAGCTGTCACTACCAGCTTGCTGGAAAAACATGGGCTGCAACCATCCGTCATGATCGACGCATCCCATGCCAACTGTGGTAAAAAACATGAAAAAATGCCTGCGGTCTTTAGCGAGATTGTCCGCCAGCGCGCAGCAGGCAGTGACCATGTGATTGGCGCCATGCTCGAGAGTAACCTGGTGGCAGGAAACCAAAAGTTTCCACAGCCCATCGAAGACCTCACATACGGCCAATCCATTACCGATCAATGCATCGGTTGGGAAACCACCGAGACCATTGTCCTGAAAGCCGCAAGGGACCTCAAAGCCGCTGGTGTCGCCGGCTAAGGTGGCGGCGACTTCCTGTCGCCCCGCCCACAACGAACAACCCAAACAGCATTTCGTGTATTAGGTGTATTGCGCGGTTTCCGTTTCCAAATGATCTCCGAGCAAACCTTCGCCGCCATTGACTTCGAGTCAGCAGGCGCGGAACGTGGAAAAACAGACGTTCCCGTGCAAATTGGCATGGCCACCTGGTCGATCGATAACGGCCACGCCGATCACTTCCTCTCCTTCATCCGTACCGACCAGCCTATTACCTGGTCGGCTCAAAAAGTCCACGGCATCACCAGCGACGATCTCGCCGATGCCCCGCCATTCATGACACTATGGCCCCGGATCAAAGCCGTCATGTCGGACCGCATCGCAGTAGCACATGGTCATGGCACGGAAAAACGCTACCTCCGTGCCTTTCCGGCCCACGGGTTCGGCCCATGGGTCGATACCCTGCTCCTCTCCCGCGCCGCGTGGCCCGGACTTGAGTCACATGCCCTGGGCGACGTTTGCCAACACTTCAACCTGGAGAACAAGGTCAACACACTCGTCCCTAACAAAACCTGGCACGATGCCCTCTACGATGCCACCGCATCACTCATTCTGCTAGAACGACTGATTGATGAGTTCAACCTGGCAGAATCGTCCGTTGACCTGCTACTCCACCCCGACACCACCCAGTGGCACCGGCTGCGCCGATGATTCACCATTCACCATTCACCATTCACCATTCACCATTCAATCACTCCCCCTGCCACTCACCGTATTGGCGGAACTTGGCATAACGTTGGTCGAGGAGATCCTCCATACTGAGCTGCTGCAGTGCCTGGATCTGGTTAAGCACCGCGGTGCGCAGGTTTTCAGCCGCCTGCTGGTGGTCGTGGTGGGCACCGCCCTTGGGTTCCGGGATGACCTCGTCGATCAGGTGAAGTTCCCCGAGATCCGGAGCCGCGATTTTCATCGCCTCGGCAGCCTCGGGAGCATGCTTGCGGTGTTTCCAAAGAATCGCCGCACATCCTTCTGGACTGATCACGGAATAATAGGCGTTCTCCATCATGAGGACCCGGTCGGTAACGCCGATACCCAGGGCACCACCCGAGCCACCCTCACCTAACACAACGGCTACGGTTGGAGTTTTCAGGAGCATCATCTCGCGGAGGTTGAAGCCAATCGCCTCGGCAATGTTGCGCTCCTCGGCACCAATGCCGGGAAACGCACCCGGGGTATCAATGAGGGAAACAACCGGAAGCTTGAATTTTTCAGCCAGCTTCATCAGCCGGAGCGATTTCCGATACCCCTCGGGGTGAGCACTGCCAAAGTTGCGCAGCAGGTTCTCTTTGGTATCACGGCCTTTCTGATGGCCAATGACTACAACACGCTGGCCACCGAGAGTGGCAAAGCCACCGGGCATGGCATGATCGTCCCCAATGTGACGGTCTCCGTGGAGCTCACAAAAGTCATCAAATACATGGGCAATATAATCGAGCATGAACGGGCGGTTGGTGTGGCGGGCGATCTGGACACGCTGCCATGGAGAGAGGTCATCGTAAATACGGTTTCTCGTATTCTTCAACTTTCCTTCCATGGCGATAATCTCGTCAGACATATCAATGTCCTGGGTCTGCGCCTTATGTTTAAGCTTTTCGAGTTCATGTTCAAGCTCGGCGATGGGTTTCTCGAAATCAAGAGGTTTCATATAGCTGTAGAGAGTAGTCGGTTGCGTTGATTTAATTCCGTATTTCCACGTCGTTTCCAGGTCGAAGAATAAGCGGGATTTCTTCCATGTCAGCAGGAGAAAGAAAGAAGCCATTCCCGAAGTCGCCCTTATCATCCTTGGAAATCGCCCTTATGGCGAGGGATTTATCCGACAACTCAACGACCTTGCTCGAAGCGAGGTATTCTTCGGAATGCACCGGGTGAAACTTTCCACGATACCAGCCACGTATCTGACCGATCTTTAGCCGGGTGACCGCTCCTTTTCCTTTGTAGGCAACGCCTAACAGCGGGTATTCCTTAATAAACTCACCTTCGTTCCAGAGTGTGCATGTTTTCCGCCGGACATCGATCACAAGCCTCATTTCCAAGGGCATCACCGTCAGCTTGTCACCAGGGTGCAGGCTCCGGGGGTCGGCCCGCATCAGCTTACTCAGATGCACCAAGCTATCCATGGTTGTTTGGTTCTCATTCACAATCCTGGTGAATGTATCCCCACTTTTGACGGTGATCACTTTTTTCCCCTCCTTCCATTCAGGGTCCAGCAAGCGGTCGATGTTGATCTCACCAAGAATCCTGCGTGCCTCGGGAGCGCACTTGGCGGATGGGTAAAAACTAACAATATACTTCAGCTTCTCCTCGGCCTCGACCATGGATTCCATCGCGAGAAGTTCTTTGACCCGTTGAAACGCTTTTTCACCCGGTTCGTTGTCGGATCGAATCCCCTGCTCTGCTTTCTGTTTGAGTTCGAGCTCCACCTTGCGTTGCCGCTCCATCATCGTTCCCGGCATATCTTTGACGGTGCCGGTGTATTCCTGCATCAGATAGGCCGTTCCACCCATAGCCCCCAGCACAAGAAGTGCTGCAATGGCTTTGATGATGAGCATGATTCGCATACCGCTATAATAACCAAAATTGTGACTCAGACCATCGAAAAGACATGCCGGTGACGACTTATTCAGATGCTGTCCGGCCCTCCCTCAAAGCAGGCCCTTTCTTTTAAAATCAAATGCGTTGATATCGGATGATTTTCCAATCATATCGATGGCAAACTTCAACAGGCAGATCTCCCAGGCGTCATCAACCCCTTCCATCACGGCGAGCATCGGGTCACCCGTTTTCCTGACCTCGCTGAGAACCCGGTCGCGGACGGCATCCAGATTGTCGTGCAGCAATTCCTCGCTGACGTTGGTGCGCTTGAAGACAAAGCCGTATTGAAAAAAGACCGGCTCCAGTTTGTTTTCCTTCAACCAGTCGAGAAACTCACCCGCTTTTTCCTGGAATCCATCGAGTTCGACACCGCGCATCACATCCGGACGGATGATCTGCGGTTTCTGGGCTTCCATTTCCCCCTGGCGCACACGGACCTGGCCGACCGAATCCATTGGTTCACTCAGCATGGTGAACTTGAAGCGGGTAGAGCCAAAGGTATCGATCCTGCGGTCCGGCTCGTGTAATAACCGAGCTTTTTCCATGGCGTATTGAATGCTATCCGGGGAATGTTCCATTGGAGGTGGATACGTTGAAAAGTTGATAAAACAGCGTATGTTCAGCTAACCGGTCAATACGAAGGGCAGACCCATAACGAGTCTGCCCTGTTTTAAAAAATTAGAACAGTTACCTGTTATACCTAGGAAGCGCTGTTGACATAGGCGACCACGTCACCGACGCTCTGCAGTTTCTCTGCGTCTTCGTCAGGCACTTCGATGCCGAACTCTTCTTCAAAAGCCATGACAAGCTCGACGGTATCGAGGGAGTCGGCTCCAAGGTCTTCAATGAACTTGGCTTCTGGCTTCACTTGGTCGGCGCTAACGCCGAGTTGCTCGACGATGATATCTTTTACTTTGGATTCGATGTCAGACATTGCTGCTTGGTTTTATGGGTTGGTTGGAAGTGGTTTAGCCCCGCATCGCCCGATTGGCAACACAGAAAATCGGGTTTTATCACTAAACGTTAATTATTTCCCGTCGCTCTCTTCAGAAGCAGCTTCCTGTTCGTCAACATATTCGATGACCTCACCTTTGAAGCGCTCCATGACGTAGCTGAATAATTTCTCCGCAGGGGCACCGTCCTCTTCTTTAAACTGGCCGTAGACCATACCATCGATCTTCGCCTTTTTCTCTTCGCCGCCGTCGTTGTAATAAACGAGTGCGAGCCCTTTGGTATCCCATTTGCGTTTATCAATACGCACCATGTCGCTGTAGGCAATCCGCTTTCCATCCTGGGTGTAGAGAGCTTCATCGTCGGCTTTGATGCTGCGGCTCATGGTGCGGAACAGGAAAAACAGGGTGATGGCAATCAATACCCCGGCCACGCCGGCAGCAATGAACTGCTCACGGATTTTATGCGCCTCCATCGGGTGCTCAGCGGGTTCGATATCCCACTTGTTAGCCCCGGCGTACTCCTTCCAAAGATCCGATGCTCCATTCTGCCCCCCTTTTTCCGACATCAGGGCGTAACCATTGACCAGGGAGTCTGGCCACGGCATTGCCAGATCGGCATCCTTCGGCATGATCGCTTCGGCATTTTCTGGAAATTGACATGTCTGGGCCGACGCATGGGCCTGCCATTTTTCCTCTGAAAACCCAGTCTCGTCATGCATCTGCTGGAATTCAATCCCCGCCTTTTTAAAGTTCTCATGAACAAAGAACTGAAGGTTTTTATCACGATACCCCCAGATACCGTCCTGGAGAAACAGGATGGCAAACACACTGAACATCACAAGCATCGCTATGGCACGCCACAGGAACCACTTGGTGGGTTTGCAAACAGGTGGACTGGACGGGCTCTGGGCTGGTTTCGTAACTGAAGGATCGCTCATGGCATTGATAGACACAGAACTTGCCTAGAAAAATGCATGGCTAGAAGCAAAAAAACACCGCAATATGATCTCGCCATATAAATCCAAACAAGGGAAACTCGC of the Akkermansiaceae bacterium genome contains:
- a CDS encoding M42 family metallopeptidase, with translation MRDKAMSLLQELTNAHGAPGFEDEIRAIFADELEGVGELSTDGNGSVFCEAGKGPRVLLTGHMDEVAFRVQNITPEGFIQFVTLGGWWPHTMLAQRVAVRTWDGRKILGVVSSTPPHFLSESQKTQLLPVDKMFIDVGASSRSDLEGNMGIRIGDPIVPVTEFTRMATPGLLMAKAFDNRVGMACAIQAAQLLSESGHPNTLIACGTVQEEVGVRGAMTAAIHAQPDVAIVLEGAPADDTPGFSRSASQGAIGNGVQVRLQDPTAIMNPALVDLVVKVAEANDIPYQLTVRNSGGTDARAFQLSGTGVPAVVLATPSRYIHTHNSMIDVQDYIAMVDLSVALVQALDQNEVDALTTYL
- a CDS encoding 3-deoxy-7-phosphoheptulonate synthase: MAQVTDLHISSNIPLPAPALLLSEVERSPEQAEFMADSRQHIRNILNGEDHRLLLVCGPCSIHDTKAGIEYARKLAKLAEEVKHQIYMVMRVYFEKPRTTVGWKGMIMDPRLDGSDNIPEGLRKARLFLREVLDIGLPTATELLDPITPQYIADLISWSAIGARTTESQTHRQMASGLSMPLGFKNTTTGDLLAAVNAIKAATQPQTFLGVSEQGVASAVTTSGNPDCHIILRGGDHGPNYGADDVAVTTSLLEKHGLQPSVMIDASHANCGKKHEKMPAVFSEIVRQRAAGSDHVIGAMLESNLVAGNQKFPQPIEDLTYGQSITDQCIGWETTETIVLKAARDLKAAGVAG
- a CDS encoding 3'-5' exonuclease, which encodes MISEQTFAAIDFESAGAERGKTDVPVQIGMATWSIDNGHADHFLSFIRTDQPITWSAQKVHGITSDDLADAPPFMTLWPRIKAVMSDRIAVAHGHGTEKRYLRAFPAHGFGPWVDTLLLSRAAWPGLESHALGDVCQHFNLENKVNTLVPNKTWHDALYDATASLILLERLIDEFNLAESSVDLLLHPDTTQWHRLRR
- a CDS encoding clan AA aspartic protease, translating into MKTSMGILWVSLCAITFGAAEMRVFTNKEGKPLEAEIVSKTDSHVKLRTPATKGGKVYTVAIATLSEKDQEFVKAWVDGAARAKELADIDLEDVMKAKGYTKVGFDEEMNHLFIDVKIDGKKGRFLLDTGAMATIMKESSAAKFDLEIKPANVQAGGVGGGAQIKGQVNAKEFEMGGAKGGEQTFYIMDLNHMPQNYASKMDGIIGGDFFKAKKAHFDYAGGVLWVKLD
- a CDS encoding LysM peptidoglycan-binding domain-containing protein; this translates as MLIIKAIAALLVLGAMGGTAYLMQEYTGTVKDMPGTMMERQRKVELELKQKAEQGIRSDNEPGEKAFQRVKELLAMESMVEAEEKLKYIVSFYPSAKCAPEARRILGEINIDRLLDPEWKEGKKVITVKSGDTFTRIVNENQTTMDSLVHLSKLMRADPRSLHPGDKLTVMPLEMRLVIDVRRKTCTLWNEGEFIKEYPLLGVAYKGKGAVTRLKIGQIRGWYRGKFHPVHSEEYLASSKVVELSDKSLAIRAISKDDKGDFGNGFFLSPADMEEIPLILRPGNDVEIRN
- a CDS encoding acyl carrier protein, whose translation is MSDIESKVKDIIVEQLGVSADQVKPEAKFIEDLGADSLDTVELVMAFEEEFGIEVPDEDAEKLQSVGDVVAYVNSAS
- a CDS encoding acetyl-CoA carboxylase carboxyltransferase subunit alpha, with protein sequence MKPLDFEKPIAELEHELEKLKHKAQTQDIDMSDEIIAMEGKLKNTRNRIYDDLSPWQRVQIARHTNRPFMLDYIAHVFDDFCELHGDRHIGDDHAMPGGFATLGGQRVVVIGHQKGRDTKENLLRNFGSAHPEGYRKSLRLMKLAEKFKLPVVSLIDTPGAFPGIGAEERNIAEAIGFNLREMMLLKTPTVAVVLGEGGSGGALGIGVTDRVLMMENAYYSVISPEGCAAILWKHRKHAPEAAEAMKIAAPDLGELHLIDEVIPEPKGGAHHDHQQAAENLRTAVLNQIQALQQLSMEDLLDQRYAKFRQYGEWQGE
- a CDS encoding histidinol-phosphatase HisJ family protein, which encodes MPADYHTHTPLCRHATGEPGEYVQAAITAGLSEFGISCHAPALPEPFDDWRMLHGQLPEYLQWIDRAKSEAGENIPIRAGLECDWLPGCEAWIETLKGEYNWDYLIGSVHYLSGWDFDNPAWLEKWARTDVDDAWDRYWKTYANMAESGLFDILGHPDLIKKFGYKPQGDLSGYYEPAVDAIAASGCAIELNTAGWHKPCEEAYPEIGFLDLAYSAGIPLVISSDAHHPSEVARDFDKAVTLARQAGYTETLLFDQYQRRFEPL
- the lgt gene encoding prolipoprotein diacylglyceryl transferase — its product is MDPVIFDLVGPVKLRWYGLGYLLAFVFGYYLLRWQAKRKLWVLPEGKVADFIAYAAFFGVFMGGRLGYILFYQIPKDDFNGWNQLLADPLMVFRVWDGGMASHGGILGLMIFTLVYARKHKVSWTGVGDGLCVVAPIGLGLVRIANFINGELYGRVATGVDWAMKFPASLHEDWKDDPARLNQAFIDCEVVDPSISGQSYDYLVAQARENPQLLETLGTHLKARHPSQLYEALLEGLVLFAVLFLLRVRFPKMAHGVLTGVFFLLYAIFRIIVEGYREPDSAMIGALTKGQFYSTFMIVAGLAFIGFALWRRKKVTQLQG